The following coding sequences lie in one Bacteroides helcogenes P 36-108 genomic window:
- a CDS encoding Eco57I restriction-modification methylase domain-containing protein, with protein sequence MNKELQNIISRYAEQQLCLDSIVVSSFVKSNALTIQSGLLVDYYSDDVPMVDIKSIEDVINVFELAIPKAEKTKNGAVYTPKYIRDYILERVVATQKKTLQDSLAIDISCGCGAFLLSLANYLHIHCGQSYHEALQHLYGVDVSELSVKRCKILLSLAALQNGETLADEDFHVSQGNSLDFDFKAMPGVAENGGFDIVVGNPPYVRAKHIDEESKALLSRWQVARCGNADLYLPFLEIAYSILCEDGVLGYITLNSFFKSMNARLLRSYFRNSNTAIEIIDFGHQLVFGKTLAYTCIVLIDKHGTVGINYSKGQINANGFTEKPIHFNLIPYSDLDDHKGWNLNNAEILHNIRKIENAGKPLGEMFQIKNGIATLANDIYIFRPVREDETYFYLQVGNMEFPIERGICRDIIKPNILHTEEEIPNIIEKVIFPYDESNKVLVEAVFMSRYPKAYKYLSLNKIKLSQRDKGEKNYKTWYAFGRSQATGDRGRKLLFPYMTDRPHFVYTDNENMLIYCGYAIFSGNEEDLLVLKRILESSVFDYYMQHTAKPYATGYYSYAKNYVKGFGIPVLSNKQRVGLLSLQEPKAINGYVERLYNIKCTNNNQPNQKV encoded by the coding sequence ATGAATAAAGAACTGCAAAACATTATCTCTCGCTATGCCGAGCAGCAACTTTGCTTGGATAGCATTGTTGTTTCATCTTTCGTCAAGAGTAATGCTCTGACTATACAGAGCGGTTTGCTTGTCGATTACTACAGTGACGATGTGCCGATGGTTGATATTAAGTCTATTGAAGATGTTATCAACGTGTTCGAGTTGGCGATTCCGAAGGCTGAGAAGACAAAAAATGGCGCAGTTTATACCCCGAAATACATTCGCGACTATATTCTGGAGAGAGTTGTTGCCACACAAAAAAAAACACTGCAAGACAGCCTTGCCATCGACATATCTTGCGGTTGCGGTGCATTTCTGCTCTCACTTGCCAATTATCTGCACATTCATTGCGGACAGTCGTATCACGAAGCTTTGCAACATCTTTACGGTGTAGATGTGAGCGAGTTAAGTGTAAAGCGTTGCAAGATTCTCCTTTCGTTGGCTGCATTACAGAATGGCGAAACTCTGGCAGATGAGGATTTCCACGTCAGTCAAGGTAATTCGCTTGATTTTGATTTCAAAGCAATGCCTGGAGTGGCTGAGAATGGCGGCTTTGACATTGTTGTAGGTAATCCGCCGTACGTCCGTGCAAAACATATTGATGAAGAATCAAAAGCATTACTCTCTAGATGGCAGGTGGCTCGTTGCGGAAATGCCGACCTCTATCTACCATTTTTAGAGATTGCTTACAGCATTCTTTGTGAGGACGGAGTACTGGGTTACATTACACTCAATTCATTCTTCAAGAGCATGAATGCCAGATTGTTGCGCAGTTATTTCCGCAATTCAAACACAGCTATCGAAATTATTGACTTCGGGCACCAGCTTGTTTTTGGAAAAACACTTGCTTATACCTGTATTGTTTTGATAGACAAGCATGGTACGGTGGGTATAAACTATTCGAAAGGACAAATAAATGCTAATGGTTTCACTGAAAAACCGATACATTTTAACCTAATACCATACAGTGACCTTGACGACCACAAAGGTTGGAATCTCAACAATGCCGAAATTTTGCACAACATCCGCAAAATAGAGAATGCAGGCAAACCGCTAGGTGAAATGTTCCAGATAAAGAACGGCATTGCTACTCTTGCTAACGACATTTACATCTTCCGTCCAGTGCGAGAGGACGAGACATATTTCTATCTACAAGTGGGAAACATGGAATTTCCGATTGAGAGAGGTATTTGCCGTGACATCATAAAGCCGAATATATTACACACCGAAGAAGAAATTCCCAACATCATCGAAAAGGTGATTTTTCCATACGATGAGAGCAACAAGGTGCTGGTAGAGGCTGTATTTATGAGCAGATATCCGAAAGCGTACAAGTATCTATCGCTTAATAAGATAAAACTGTCTCAGCGCGACAAAGGAGAAAAAAATTACAAGACATGGTATGCCTTCGGTCGTTCGCAAGCCACTGGCGATCGTGGTCGCAAATTATTGTTTCCTTACATGACCGACCGTCCACATTTTGTCTATACAGACAACGAAAACATGCTTATCTACTGTGGTTACGCCATCTTTAGTGGAAACGAAGAAGACCTCCTTGTGCTGAAACGCATCCTCGAGTCCTCAGTCTTTGACTACTACATGCAACATACCGCAAAACCCTACGCCACTGGCTATTACTCCTACGCAAAGAACTATGTAAAAGGATTTGGAATACCTGTTCTGAGCAACAAGCAGCGTGTAGGTTTGCTCTCACTACAAGAGCCAAAAGCCATAAACGGCTATGTAGAACGGCTATATAATATAAAATGCACTAATAATAATCAACCCAATCAAAAAGTATAA
- a CDS encoding Eco57I restriction-modification methylase domain-containing protein translates to MNIKDDKNIAFQIRSYGWSIGAKYSVVTNMDELAIYDCTAMPRHSDNGDFARVLYLKSECYEDNFDRLNSFLGRKEAINNNQNVRFVGKDSIDKNFSKALSNVRLNLAQAIIDGNHSAISIADLNLWTQIILNRILFIRVCEARGLERDGLLKDFSRTDFWAQFKRSSYFAFYEHYDGPMFVRINHIQSLNIDNAVFEELLSYLYYPSPYCFDVIPLKSISDIYDLFLGYHLEYDECGILGNVLKSEFRKSNGAVTTPEHIVQNTIDCTIAPQYLQSLTNEQILDLKILDPACGSGVFLVSIYDHLSTQIERNIEGKQDSLPDQYLYEKVGKKCLNLRGRKLIVNQCLHGVDINQECVEVAKLSLSLKIIDGYEPSDFNNAGLYGSQILHGVGVNIKCGNSLVEPDIMERVSSITENLEELAATNIFDYRTAFSDVFDSGGFDFVIGNPPYVEVKNYNVALPCMSVYIKQRYGSSRNGKIDLAIPFIERGIELLNEYGSLGYIVQKRFFKTEYGKGIRKLLSDGRLLRTVYDYTETDMFEDRITYVAIVVCDKSAMNEETIKYTSSINGECINIAKDTITETPWTFENYQTNALRVRLANELGTLGEVCNIKVGVQVLWDDAFHIVVDHIDEDYIYGSTSLCENLRVERGACRVLLCNDQFVPLSVRQDTTYILFPYDVVNGCVQPILFSDYERRYPFAGRYLRENRAIIENNVQTVPDRFPTLDRNENWHLFTRANNHNAVYKKLCIPMTTQNPQAAVVMQEDAYCDNANMFFVQIPNVTDDKLYAMAAVINSTPFAYFAKSIANPQQGGFYKFNKQFLVPVPFPCDDFRTFSDHMQRLAIVARRIEEANTAITTNISSASRFYTLLNNFWNEVDQLCYELYGLTEAEKGAIMSNPRTDHRYE, encoded by the coding sequence GTGAATATTAAAGACGACAAGAACATTGCTTTCCAAATTCGTTCATACGGCTGGTCAATTGGAGCAAAATACTCTGTGGTAACAAACATGGACGAACTAGCTATTTACGATTGCACAGCCATGCCTCGCCATTCTGACAATGGCGACTTTGCCCGCGTGCTTTATTTGAAATCGGAATGCTATGAGGATAATTTCGACCGTCTAAACAGTTTCTTGGGACGCAAGGAGGCAATCAATAATAACCAAAACGTGAGATTTGTCGGCAAGGATTCTATCGACAAAAATTTTTCAAAAGCATTGAGTAACGTGCGGCTCAATCTTGCACAAGCAATCATCGATGGGAACCACAGTGCAATCAGCATTGCCGACCTCAATCTTTGGACGCAAATAATTCTCAACCGCATATTATTCATCCGTGTTTGCGAAGCTCGTGGATTAGAGAGAGACGGACTGTTGAAAGACTTTTCTAGAACAGATTTCTGGGCACAGTTCAAGCGGTCGTCTTACTTCGCTTTTTATGAGCATTATGATGGTCCGATGTTTGTCCGTATCAATCATATTCAGAGTCTGAATATCGACAATGCCGTTTTTGAAGAACTACTATCTTACCTCTACTATCCATCACCTTATTGTTTCGATGTAATTCCACTGAAAAGCATCAGTGACATTTACGATTTATTCCTCGGTTACCATCTTGAATATGATGAATGCGGAATACTTGGCAACGTTCTTAAGTCGGAGTTCCGCAAAAGTAATGGGGCGGTAACAACACCCGAACACATTGTGCAAAATACAATTGATTGCACAATAGCACCCCAATATTTGCAATCGCTCACGAATGAACAGATTCTTGACTTAAAGATTCTTGACCCTGCTTGTGGCAGCGGTGTTTTTCTTGTGAGCATCTACGACCATCTATCAACACAGATAGAACGTAATATCGAGGGAAAACAAGACTCTTTGCCCGACCAATATCTCTACGAAAAGGTTGGAAAGAAATGCTTAAATTTGAGAGGGCGTAAGCTAATAGTGAACCAGTGCTTACACGGAGTTGATATTAACCAGGAGTGCGTAGAGGTTGCAAAACTTTCGTTGTCGTTGAAGATAATCGACGGCTACGAACCAAGCGATTTCAATAACGCAGGTCTTTACGGTTCGCAAATTTTGCATGGGGTGGGCGTAAATATCAAATGTGGCAACTCACTTGTTGAACCAGACATAATGGAACGTGTTTCAAGTATAACTGAAAATCTTGAAGAACTTGCAGCGACTAACATTTTCGACTATAGGACTGCCTTCAGCGATGTTTTCGATAGCGGTGGTTTTGACTTCGTTATCGGTAATCCTCCATATGTTGAAGTGAAAAACTATAACGTGGCTTTGCCTTGTATGTCAGTTTATATTAAACAGCGTTACGGTTCGAGTAGAAATGGCAAAATTGACCTTGCCATTCCATTTATCGAACGAGGAATAGAATTACTGAACGAATATGGCAGTCTTGGCTATATTGTGCAAAAACGATTCTTCAAAACTGAATACGGCAAAGGCATCCGCAAACTGTTGAGTGACGGACGTTTACTACGTACTGTCTATGACTATACAGAAACAGATATGTTTGAAGACCGAATCACATACGTTGCCATTGTTGTGTGCGATAAGTCAGCGATGAATGAAGAAACAATCAAGTACACAAGCAGTATCAACGGCGAATGTATTAATATTGCAAAAGATACAATCACTGAAACGCCGTGGACGTTTGAGAATTACCAAACCAATGCGCTGCGTGTACGACTAGCTAACGAACTTGGAACGTTAGGAGAAGTTTGTAACATTAAGGTTGGTGTGCAAGTACTGTGGGATGATGCTTTCCACATTGTTGTTGACCATATCGACGAGGATTATATCTACGGAAGTACTTCTCTTTGCGAAAATCTGCGAGTAGAACGGGGTGCTTGCCGTGTGCTACTCTGTAACGATCAGTTTGTGCCGCTGTCGGTCCGTCAAGATACGACCTACATTCTGTTCCCTTACGATGTGGTAAACGGTTGTGTTCAACCAATCCTGTTTTCCGACTACGAACGTCGCTATCCTTTTGCAGGCAGGTATTTGCGAGAGAACCGTGCCATAATTGAAAATAATGTACAAACCGTTCCCGATCGTTTCCCGACGTTAGACCGCAATGAAAACTGGCATTTATTTACCCGCGCCAACAACCATAACGCTGTTTATAAGAAACTCTGCATACCGATGACCACACAGAATCCGCAAGCGGCAGTCGTGATGCAAGAGGATGCCTATTGTGACAACGCCAACATGTTCTTTGTGCAGATTCCAAATGTGACTGACGATAAACTCTATGCAATGGCAGCGGTAATCAACTCCACTCCATTTGCCTATTTTGCTAAGTCGATAGCCAATCCGCAGCAGGGTGGTTTCTATAAGTTCAACAAACAGTTCCTCGTACCTGTGCCATTTCCGTGCGATGATTTTCGCACATTTAGCGACCATATGCAGAGACTTGCAATTGTAGCACGACGCATTGAAGAAGCGAATACAGCAATCACAACCAACATTTCTTCTGCATCTCGCTTCTATACTCTGTTAAACAACTTTTGGAACGAGGTTGATCAGTTGTGCTACGAACTATATGGACTGACCGAAGCAGAAAAAGGAGCCATTATGTCAAACCCTCGCACCGACCATCGCTATGAATAA
- a CDS encoding helix-turn-helix domain-containing protein has translation MLFQDKLRELRESHNLLQRQVAAGIDMDTAVYCKIEKGDRQARDEQVRQLALFYGIPYEELRRYWMAGRIYSLVEDEEDANVILYMVAEEMEEYNKYKGKNYNQD, from the coding sequence ATGCTTTTCCAAGATAAACTTAGAGAACTACGGGAATCACACAATCTGTTGCAGCGACAAGTTGCAGCGGGAATTGATATGGATACTGCTGTATATTGCAAAATAGAGAAAGGCGATAGACAAGCACGCGATGAGCAAGTACGTCAATTGGCTCTTTTCTATGGTATTCCTTACGAAGAGCTGCGTCGCTACTGGATGGCTGGTAGGATTTACAGCCTTGTTGAAGATGAGGAAGATGCAAACGTAATTCTCTACATGGTAGCGGAAGAAATGGAAGAATACAATAAATATAAGGGCAAAAATTATAATCAAGATTAA
- a CDS encoding helix-turn-helix domain-containing protein, with amino-acid sequence MEIVSIEKGTFEEMMARFEGFVHRMEHLCERHNERGMSGWLDNQDVCRMLNISPRTLQTLRDNGTLAYSQISHKTYYLPEDVKRIVPVVEDRRKEARYKGKSI; translated from the coding sequence ATGGAAATTGTATCAATTGAGAAAGGAACATTTGAGGAGATGATGGCGAGGTTTGAGGGCTTCGTCCATCGCATGGAGCATCTTTGTGAACGTCACAATGAGAGAGGGATGAGCGGATGGCTCGACAATCAGGACGTGTGCCGTATGCTGAACATCAGTCCGAGAACCTTGCAGACGCTCCGTGACAACGGAACGCTGGCATACTCGCAGATAAGCCACAAGACCTATTATCTGCCCGAAGACGTGAAACGTATTGTCCCAGTCGTGGAGGACAGACGCAAGGAGGCAAGATACAAGGGAAAGAGCATCTAA
- a CDS encoding helix-turn-helix domain-containing protein produces the protein MNELITNDNERIIRFFKSLERIHGSVERMTKDYRPTLGGERFFTDKEVSERLKVSRRTLQDYRNGGYMPYIQLGGKILYRESDIERILQDGYRKAFRMTGT, from the coding sequence ATGAACGAACTTATAACAAATGACAACGAGAGGATAATCCGATTTTTCAAAAGCCTTGAACGAATACACGGCAGTGTGGAGCGTATGACCAAGGATTACCGTCCGACACTAGGCGGTGAACGCTTCTTTACCGACAAGGAGGTTTCAGAACGGTTGAAGGTAAGCCGAAGAACTCTCCAAGATTACCGTAACGGGGGATATATGCCGTATATCCAGCTCGGCGGAAAGATACTCTACCGAGAGAGTGATATAGAGCGGATATTGCAGGACGGCTACCGCAAGGCTTTCCGAATGACGGGCACGTGA
- a CDS encoding site-specific integrase, whose protein sequence is MRSTFTLLPYINRSKVKADGTTAILCRITIDGKQTAISTGISCKPEEWNSKTGEIRNNRENNRLQEFCRQTEKAYDEILKSNSAVSAETLKNHICKQNILPTTLLEMGEVERERLRVRSKEIDSISSYRASRYYQQYVSEFLLSNGKKDILLEDVTEEFGKSLKAYLKNAKNLGYGQINHSLRWLNRLMYLAVDKEIIRVNPIEDVEYEKKPAPKHRYISRDEFKKILATPMHDRRMELARHAFIFSSLTGLAYADIELLYPHHIGANAEGRRYIRINRRKTKIEAFIPLHPIAEKILTLYNTTNDEQPVFPLPSRDALWFEIHELGVAIGKEENLSYHAARHSFGTFLISAGLPIESIAKMMGHSNISTTQGYARITDDKISKDMDILMERRKKNSAGEKSKEEPTDKTDKKVTTKK, encoded by the coding sequence ATGAGAAGTACATTCACACTCTTACCCTATATCAACCGCAGCAAGGTAAAGGCTGACGGAACAACTGCCATACTCTGCCGAATTACCATTGACGGAAAACAGACCGCCATCAGTACAGGCATCAGCTGCAAACCCGAGGAATGGAACAGCAAGACGGGTGAGATAAGGAACAACCGAGAGAACAACCGCCTTCAGGAGTTTTGCAGACAGACGGAAAAGGCATACGATGAAATCCTCAAATCAAACAGTGCGGTCAGTGCCGAGACTTTGAAGAACCATATATGCAAGCAAAATATCCTGCCGACCACACTGCTTGAAATGGGAGAAGTGGAACGTGAACGTCTGAGAGTGCGTTCCAAAGAGATAGATTCCATATCAAGCTACCGTGCATCCCGATACTACCAACAATATGTTTCGGAGTTTCTGCTCTCAAACGGCAAGAAGGACATCCTTCTTGAAGATGTTACGGAAGAGTTCGGCAAGTCGCTCAAGGCTTATCTGAAAAATGCCAAGAACTTAGGCTACGGACAAATTAACCACAGTTTGCGTTGGCTGAACAGGCTCATGTATCTTGCCGTGGACAAGGAAATCATACGTGTGAACCCCATTGAGGATGTGGAATATGAGAAGAAGCCTGCCCCCAAGCACCGGTATATCAGCCGTGACGAGTTCAAGAAAATACTTGCAACCCCGATGCACGACAGACGCATGGAGCTTGCCCGACACGCATTCATATTCTCATCCCTTACAGGGCTTGCCTATGCCGACATCGAGCTGCTCTATCCCCACCATATCGGGGCAAATGCAGAAGGACGAAGATATATCCGCATCAACAGACGGAAGACGAAAATTGAAGCTTTCATTCCGCTGCATCCTATTGCGGAAAAGATACTGACACTGTATAATACGACCAATGACGAACAGCCCGTATTCCCTCTTCCGAGCCGTGACGCACTCTGGTTTGAGATACACGAGTTGGGTGTTGCTATCGGTAAGGAGGAAAACTTGAGCTATCATGCCGCAAGGCATAGTTTCGGAACCTTCCTTATTTCGGCAGGACTGCCCATTGAGAGCATTGCCAAGATGATGGGGCACTCCAATATCTCCACCACACAGGGATATGCACGTATCACAGATGATAAAATATCCAAGGATATGGACATACTGATGGAACGCCGAAAAAAGAATTCGGCTGGCGAAAAAAGCAAAGAAGAACCGACCGATAAGACTGATAAGAAAGTAACGACTAAAAAATAA
- a CDS encoding site-specific integrase, with protein sequence MKVEKFKVLLYLKKSGLDKSGKAPIMGRITVNRTMSQFSSKLSCTPELWNPRESRLNGKSKEAVETNAKIDKLLLAVNSAFDTLVERNTDFEAADVKEKFQGSMETQMTLLRMTDVICDDIKSRIGIDRAKSSYSTYHYMRCTLAEFIGSRYKTKDLAFGQVDETFIHDYQSFVTGEKGYAIDTVRHYLAILKKVCRKAFKDGYADKFHFQHFTLPKQTDKTPRALSRESFEKVRDVEIPEYRKSHRLARDLFLFACYTGVSYIDIVTITAKDNLFTDEDGALWLKYRRKKNELRASVKLLPEAIALIEKYRDENRDTLFPMMHHPNLKRHMKALAALAEIKDDLCYHQARHSFASLITLEAGVPIETISRMLGHSNITTTQVYARVSPKKLFEDMDRFIEATQDFQLTL encoded by the coding sequence ATGAAAGTAGAAAAATTCAAGGTGCTGCTCTACCTTAAAAAGAGCGGACTGGACAAGTCGGGCAAGGCTCCCATCATGGGACGCATCACCGTGAACCGTACCATGTCGCAGTTCAGCAGCAAACTGTCCTGCACTCCCGAACTATGGAATCCGAGGGAAAGCCGACTGAACGGCAAAAGCAAGGAAGCTGTGGAAACGAATGCAAAGATTGACAAATTACTCTTGGCAGTAAACAGTGCATTCGATACCCTTGTTGAGAGAAACACGGACTTTGAGGCGGCAGATGTCAAGGAGAAGTTTCAGGGCAGCATGGAAACACAGATGACCTTGCTGAGAATGACAGATGTAATCTGTGACGACATTAAATCACGCATCGGCATAGACCGTGCCAAATCCAGCTATTCTACATACCATTACATGAGATGTACACTTGCGGAGTTCATCGGGAGCAGGTACAAGACAAAAGACCTTGCTTTCGGACAGGTTGATGAGACGTTCATCCATGACTATCAGAGTTTCGTCACCGGGGAGAAGGGATATGCCATTGATACGGTCAGGCATTATCTCGCCATCCTGAAAAAAGTATGCAGGAAAGCATTCAAGGATGGTTATGCCGACAAGTTCCACTTCCAACATTTTACTCTGCCTAAGCAAACAGATAAGACTCCGAGAGCGTTGAGCCGTGAATCGTTTGAGAAAGTCCGCGATGTGGAAATACCGGAATACCGTAAATCGCACCGTCTGGCAAGAGACCTCTTCCTCTTTGCCTGTTATACCGGAGTATCCTACATTGACATTGTAACCATCACCGCAAAAGACAACCTGTTTACGGATGAGGACGGTGCTCTGTGGCTTAAATACAGAAGAAAGAAGAATGAACTCCGTGCCAGTGTCAAACTTCTGCCCGAAGCCATCGCACTGATTGAGAAGTACAGGGATGAGAACCGTGATACACTGTTTCCGATGATGCACCATCCAAACCTTAAACGCCACATGAAAGCGTTGGCGGCTTTGGCTGAAATCAAGGATGATTTGTGCTATCATCAAGCCCGGCACAGTTTCGCCTCGCTTATCACGCTTGAGGCAGGTGTACCCATTGAAACCATCAGCAGGATGTTGGGACACTCCAATATTACCACCACACAAGTTTATGCCCGTGTAAGCCCTAAGAAACTTTTTGAGGACATGGACAGGTTCATAGAAGCCACCCAAGATTTCCAACTAACCCTTTAA
- a CDS encoding tyrosine-type recombinase/integrase gives MPALWGTFHLARHTFACTITLGQGVPKEVLQVFMGHTSIKTTEHYAKMPIEFVSKNIDKHLFSMWQ, from the coding sequence TTGCCTGCTTTATGGGGCACTTTCCATCTTGCAAGGCATACCTTCGCCTGTACAATCACGCTTGGGCAAGGTGTTCCAAAAGAAGTGTTGCAGGTCTTTATGGGACACACCTCCATAAAAACAACAGAACACTACGCCAAGATGCCGATTGAATTTGTGTCAAAGAACATCGACAAGCATTTGTTTAGTATGTGGCAATAA
- a CDS encoding TonB-dependent receptor domain-containing protein, whose protein sequence is MKQIIFLLLIAINITDTWAQNIIGNVVDENNNPVVYANIVLQRADSSYLAGTITNENGLFSIPKDSSAKLINISYIGFQSISQRIEKDNLGTIQMRANDQMLQEVVVKGNKPIIKREIDRMVFNVANSPVSQGNNIMDLLRQTPLVKVTDSSIGIIGKSNVKIMLNGKVSYLSANDLVQYLKTLQSDDVSSIEVITTPPSRYEAGGNGGLINIVTKKNPNLGWNGTVGLTYTQRSYAGDGTNAMVNKRSDNSFFSLKVRQSKSKGRVDEAYQILGKNYVQNSVTSRIDDYNNIGANIQYDYNFSPSSTIGAVYDFSYGKTIIDIDNCYSYYNYNQLDSTLTTRSLQDGNTLAHTLNVYYDLKLDSIGKKLGLVANYTHHSPDKEVNFTTFNESSNYSYKVKEPSNVNYTIFTGEANLELPFQSFKIETGVKYSDIANRSDMKYFNYIDNEYVAYSGRCNEFNYDEQTIAGYFSARKQLNKHFSAQAGIRYEHTFVKGVTPHSNIEDVKTDYGKLFPTVYITYKPNSSHNIHLNYAKRINRPYFRAVNPFKWYTNPNNIDEGNPSLRPSFADNFEFGYIFKNNLSFTAYYQKEDNAYGQMLYVNEDNSTYSTYENIYNNKQFGINLNYSLNVFSWWNMYVAGNYIYNKSNIKSGNYTAQNGHSFDYKINNTISFDKEQRFQLYISYTQNMPYRVGVTYDKSYANFSAGLKCSFMDNNLVLNLYGNDLFRQDLVKREKVSANNKQIYDNYYDSRYVRMSIVYKWGNRKLKVQKKNIKFDEKNRL, encoded by the coding sequence ATGAAGCAGATAATTTTTTTATTGCTCATCGCTATTAACATCACAGATACATGGGCACAAAACATTATTGGAAATGTTGTAGATGAGAACAATAATCCAGTGGTTTATGCAAATATTGTACTTCAAAGAGCTGATTCGAGTTATTTAGCAGGTACAATAACTAATGAGAATGGGTTATTCTCTATTCCCAAAGATAGCAGTGCAAAACTTATAAATATATCATATATAGGTTTTCAATCTATTTCACAGAGAATAGAAAAAGATAATTTAGGTACAATACAGATGAGAGCTAATGACCAAATGTTACAGGAAGTTGTGGTTAAAGGAAATAAACCGATTATAAAAAGAGAAATCGATAGGATGGTCTTCAACGTCGCAAACAGTCCGGTTTCACAAGGTAATAATATTATGGATCTGTTAAGACAGACACCATTGGTTAAAGTAACAGACAGTTCAATTGGAATAATAGGAAAATCAAATGTAAAGATAATGTTAAACGGTAAGGTTTCTTATCTGAGTGCCAATGACCTTGTTCAATACCTCAAGACGTTACAATCTGATGATGTATCAAGCATTGAAGTGATAACAACGCCACCAAGCAGATACGAAGCTGGTGGTAATGGTGGCCTAATAAATATTGTAACGAAAAAAAATCCAAATCTTGGTTGGAACGGCACGGTTGGTCTGACATACACACAACGTTCGTATGCTGGTGATGGTACTAATGCTATGGTGAATAAACGTTCCGACAATTCTTTTTTCTCATTAAAAGTACGTCAGAGTAAAAGCAAAGGTCGGGTGGATGAAGCCTATCAAATTTTAGGCAAGAATTATGTACAAAATAGCGTTACTTCCAGAATTGATGATTACAACAACATTGGCGCAAACATTCAGTATGACTACAATTTCTCACCATCATCAACTATTGGTGCAGTCTATGATTTTAGTTATGGTAAGACAATTATTGATATTGATAACTGTTATTCATACTACAATTATAACCAATTAGACTCAACTCTGACAACTAGGTCATTGCAGGATGGTAATACTCTTGCCCATACCCTAAACGTATATTATGATCTGAAGCTTGATAGCATAGGGAAAAAACTAGGACTGGTTGCAAATTATACGCATCATTCACCTGATAAGGAAGTGAACTTTACCACTTTTAATGAAAGCTCAAATTATAGCTACAAGGTAAAAGAACCAAGCAATGTCAATTATACTATATTTACTGGAGAGGCTAATCTTGAACTTCCTTTCCAATCATTCAAAATCGAAACGGGAGTAAAATACAGTGATATAGCCAATCGTTCGGACATGAAATATTTCAATTATATAGATAATGAATATGTGGCATACTCTGGTCGATGCAATGAGTTTAATTATGATGAACAGACAATTGCCGGATATTTCAGTGCAAGGAAACAACTAAATAAGCATTTCTCAGCCCAAGCCGGTATACGTTATGAACATACGTTTGTAAAGGGAGTAACACCGCATAGTAACATTGAAGATGTAAAGACAGATTATGGCAAATTATTCCCAACCGTGTATATCACTTACAAGCCAAATTCTTCTCATAATATTCATCTAAACTATGCCAAAAGAATAAACAGACCATATTTCAGGGCAGTTAATCCTTTCAAATGGTACACAAACCCTAACAATATAGATGAAGGTAATCCGTCATTGCGTCCTTCTTTTGCAGACAATTTTGAATTTGGCTATATATTCAAAAACAATTTATCCTTTACTGCCTATTATCAGAAAGAAGATAATGCCTATGGTCAGATGTTATACGTAAACGAAGATAATTCGACATATAGCACCTATGAAAATATCTACAACAACAAACAATTTGGCATAAATTTGAATTATTCGCTGAACGTGTTTAGTTGGTGGAATATGTATGTTGCTGGTAATTATATATATAATAAGTCCAACATTAAATCGGGTAATTATACAGCTCAAAACGGACATTCTTTTGATTATAAGATAAATAATACCATTTCATTCGATAAAGAGCAACGCTTCCAACTATATATAAGCTACACACAGAATATGCCTTATCGAGTAGGTGTAACTTATGATAAAAGCTATGCTAATTTTAGTGCAGGTTTGAAATGCTCATTTATGGATAATAACCTAGTACTGAATCTGTATGGAAACGACTTGTTTAGGCAGGATCTCGTAAAACGAGAGAAAGTTTCTGCAAATAACAAACAGATATATGACAATTATTACGATAGCCGTTATGTTCGTATGAGTATTGTCTATAAATGGGGAAATCGTAAATTGAAAGTACAGAAGAAAAATATAAAATTTGATGAGAAGAACCGATTATAA